The following proteins are encoded in a genomic region of Oncorhynchus masou masou isolate Uvic2021 chromosome 32, UVic_Omas_1.1, whole genome shotgun sequence:
- the LOC135526158 gene encoding C-terminal-binding protein 1, with amino-acid sequence MLWIFMNILLEVNILFWEKKMGSSHFLNKGLPLGIRPPIMNGTMNPRPLVALLDGRDCTIEMPILKDVATVAFCDAQSTQEIHEKVLNEAVGALMYHTITLMREDLEKFKGLRIIVRIGSGFDNIDIKSAGDLGIAVCNMPAASVEETADSTLCHILNLYRRTTWLHQALREGTRVQSVEQIREVASGAARIRGETLGIIGLGRVGQGVALRAKAFGFNVIFYDPYLSDGVERALGLQRVNTLQDLLFHSDCVTLHCSLNEHNHHLINDFTIKQMRQGVFLVNTARGGLVDEKALAQALKEGRIRGAALDVHETEPFGFSQGPLKDAPNLICTPHAAWYSEQASIEMREEAAREIRRAISGRIPDSLKNCVNKEFLSQTTHWVNMDPAVIHPELNGPYRYPPGVVSLASGGLPPPIEGIVPNAVPITHSLPSVAHPSHAPSPGQPGKAESDREQHTNDQLL; translated from the exons ATGCTGTGGATTTTTATGAATATCTTGCTTGAAGTGAATATTCTTTTTTGGGAAAAAAAGATGGGAAGCTCGCATTTTCTGAACAAAGGCTTGCCTTTAG gCATTCGACCGCCTATCATGAATGGGACAATGAACCCACGGCCCCTGGTGGCCCTGCTGGACGGGCGTGACTGCACCATAGAGATGCCAATCCTGAAAGACGTGGCCACTGTGGCCTTCTGTGATGCCCAGTCCACCCAGGAGATCCATGAGAAG GTACTGAATGAGGCTGTAGGAGCTCTGATGTACCACACCATCACGCTAATGAGGGAGGACCTGGAGAAATTCAAGGGACTTCGGATCATCGTCCGCATCGGCAGCGGCTTCGACAATATCGACATCAAGTCGGCTGGAGATTTAG GGATAGCAGTGTGTAACATGCCAGCAGCATCGGTGGAGGAGACAGCGGACTCCACACTGTGTCACATCCTGAACTTGTACAGACGAACCACGTGGCTTCACCAGGCACTCCGCGAGGGCACCAGGGTACAGAGCGTGGAGCAGATCAGAGAGGTGGCGTCCGGTGCGGCGCGGATCCGCGGGGAGACACTTGGCATCATCGGCCTCG GCCGTGTAGGCCAGGGTGTAGCACTCAGAGCCAAAGCGTTTGGGTTCAATGTGATCTTCTATGACCCATACCTGTCTGACGGGGTGGAGCGAGCCCTGGGCCTGCAGCGTGTAAACACCCTCCAGGACCTGCTTTTCCACAGCGACTGTGTCACCCTCCACTGCAGCCTCAATGAGCACAACCACCACCTCATCAATGACTTCACCatcaaacag ATGCGCCAGGGTGTGTTCCTGGTTAACACGGCCCGAGGGGGGCTCGTGGATGAGAAGGCCCTGGCACAGGCCCTGAAAGAGGGGAGGATACGAGGGGCAGCCCTGGATGTCCACGAGACAGAGCCCTTCGG CTTCAGCCAGGGACCTCTGAAAGATGCTCCTAACCTGATATGTACTCCCCACGCTGCCTGGTACAGCGAACAGGCTTCTattgagatgagagaggaggcagCCCGGGAGATCCGACGAGCCATTTCAG GTCGTATTCCAGACAGCCTAAAGAACTGTGTGAATAAAGAGTTCCTGTCCCAGACAACTCACTGGGTCAATATGGACCCTGCTGTCATTCATCCTGAGCTCAATGGGCCCTACAG GTACCCTCCTGGTGTTGTGAGTTTGGCCTCTGGGGGGCTCCCTCCGCCTATAGAGGGAATCGTTCCTAATGCCGTGCCCATAACACACAGCCTGCCCAGCGTCGCCCACCCCTCTCACGCCCCTTCGCCGGGCCAGCCAGGCAAagcagagtcagacagagagcagCACACCAATGACCAGTTGTTGTAG